The Candidatus Poribacteria bacterium DNA segment TCCTGTTTAGTTTAGGGCTGATAGCGATCAGTCTCGTTACGGTGAACAGTAGTAGTGCTGCAATTGATCCGAGCAGTGTTGTCGGTATTTGGCTGTTCGACGAAGCGGGCGGAAGCACAGTGATGGACGCTTCAGGAAACAATAACCATGGAACGATTGTCAACGCACCCATTTGGGTGGATGGGCGATTCGGTAGTGCTTTAGCATTTGATGGCAGTTGTGTCAACACAAACAAAAAACTTCTTAACGGCAGGAAGGAATTCACGGTTGTTGCGTGGGTAAAACCGGGAACGATCACCGAGAATCGGATCGGACTAATAGGACAGAACGATTCACCGGAATTCGGTTTTATTAACCCGGATACCGTTGCACTATGGACGCCGTCAGCTGGTAGTAATAATCATCCGTATGAGCATCCGCCCGGTGAATGGCACCATGTCGCCGCTGTGGCTTCTGGGGAATTCACGAAGGTTTACGTGGATGGCGAGGCGACCACAGTCAACGGTAGGTGGTCCAATCACGGCAGGTCCGATTTCAACGTGAACATCGGCGGATGTGGTATTTGGGATCCTAACGGTAATTGGTTCACAGGGGCAATGGATGAGGTCGGACTCTTCCACGCACCTTTGACAGATGCCGATATTACTGATATTATGAATAATGGCTTGACTGCCTTAGGCGTTGCGGTAGAACCCGCAGGGAAAATCGCAGTAACATGGGGTATCCTCAAGCAGAAGGAATACTAAGCATTTTTAGCACAGGACGGGTGAGCGGCGCGGTGCTCACCGCTGTATCCACAACCCGTCCTATGTCCAATTTTAACCGATAAACCCCGGTTCAAGGCTCGTTTTAAAGAAAACAAATCCCAAACCGGGGCAAAATTTATCAGCGCAGCAGGACGCGAAATAGTCGTTACCATCCCATCGCGACAATGTACCAATCCAATTCCAAAGGTCTATGCCATTGGAACTGTATTGGAGTTGTTAAAAACAGACTACATGTTCCTGTCTGAATCGTCATACCGGCGCGGCTCGCGACGTTGCTCGCGAGGACGTGCAGGATTAACTTTCAGCGGACGTCCCATCATCTCTTGGCCATCTAATGCTTCTATCGCTCGCTCGCCGTCCTCTTGGTTTTCCATCTCAACGAAGCCAAACCCTTTGGAGCGACCATCGTACCGGTCACGGATAATCGTAGCCGTTGCAACCTGACCATACTCTCCAAAGAGTTCTTCGAGGTCGGTTTCCGTGGCCGCATAAGGCACGTTGCCAACGTAGATATTCATCTCGTTTCTCCTTTTAGAAATTATATGTACCCTAACCTAGCATCACGAAGACAACCGGCACATTCACGCGAACCGTGTCTCTCAAAAAACCAGTATAGGGAATAGAAATACGGGAAAATGAGAAAACTGAGCACTGTCAGCATTTTCAAAGGCAGAAATTTGGCAGCAAGCGTAGGCGGACATTGCACGCAATGCCCAAATAGCAAGGATTGGGAAAAAGTAACTCTCATCAATCTCTTGTTGGAAGCCTCGTCACACTTACAATGAGCATGTTTCGGTTCCAAACCGTAAAACTGTCAAAACACTACTCGTAACTTTGCCAGCGGACACTATCCACATTTCCCTTAAACAAATTTACATAGAATTATATCACAATTTATATTACTTGTCAATATTAATTTTATCTGTTGAATAATTTTATTTCGCGATCATCCAATTATCGCCGATTCCTGCCTCTGTCCGAAGCGGTACCCGAAGCGTCATCGCGTTCTCCATCTCTTGACAAACAATCGCGGCATATTCCACCGCGAGTGCCTCTGGCGTTTCAAGCACTAACTCATCATGAATCTGTAGAAGCATTTTTAAGGGAAGTTTGTCTCTATCAATGCGATGCTGCACTTGGACCATTGCTGCCTTCATTAAATCTGCAGCGGAACCTTGCACCACAGTATTGATTGCCAGCCGCTCCCCAAGGCTTCGCCGACTCCGGTTGGTCGCATAGATTTCAGGGATGGCGCGTCGCCTGCCCGTGAGCGTGCGAACATATCCATGATCCGATGCCTCCTGAACGCACTGCTGTAGAAAACGATCTATCCCCGGAAAACGCGTTTTGTAATCCTCTATCAGGGCAGCCGCCTCTTTCACACGCATCCCCTTAATCCGACGCGAGAGACCCGTTGGCGAAACCCCGTAAATGATACCGAAATTGATGGTCTTCGCCTTATCACGAAGTTCACGCGTAACCGAGGCAGCCGGCACCTCAAACACCTGCGAAGCGACCGCTGTGTGGATGTCTAAATCTTGTGTAAACGTCTCGATTAAACTTTCATCTTCACTGAAATGTGCGAGAATGCGAAGTTCAATCTGTGAGTAATCTGCACAGATTAACTTATGCCCTTCGGGTGCCCTAAAAGCGCGCCGCAATTGTCTGCCAATCTCCGTTCGGACAGGGATGTTCTGTAGATTCGGGTGGTCGGACTTCAAACGTCCTGTCGCTGTCGTTAGCTGATAGAGGTGTGTGTGGATACGCTCTGTTTTTGGGTCAACTGCATTCTGGAGTTGCGCCAGATATGTGCTCTGTAGCTTACGGAATTGGCGGTACTCAATTATTAAGCGCGGCACACTTGTCTTCGCATCGTTGATATCTTCTCTCAGTGAGAGTGCTTCTAACACCGTCACATCAGTGGAGACTTTGCCACCCCGGGTCCGTTTCACAGGTTTGAAACCGAGTTCATCGAACAGCACCCGTGCCAGTTGTCTCGGTGAATCAATATTACACGGGTATCCAACGATTTCGTGAATCTCCTTTTGTCGAGCATCAACAAGTTCGCTAATCACAACGTTTTGGCGTTTGAGTTCCTCCTTATCGCAAACGATACCGTTATACTCCATTTCAGCGAGAATAGGGGCGAGCGGTGACTCTATATCACGCGCTAATGCTGTGATCCCCATCTCATCAAGTTTGGGCATCAGGAAATGATAGAGGCGGAGGGTAACGTCAGCATCTTCTGCGGCGTAAATTGTGGCTTCTGCCAATGGCACTTCATCGATTGTTTTCTGCCGATCTGCCTCCGTTTCAAACAGTTCACCTAAGTCCGTCGCTTGTAGGGGCGAGGTTGCCTCGCCCGTCCTATCTGAATCCGTCGTGAGTTCCTCAAACGAGATCATCTTGTGTTCTAAATGGAGCAACGCCAGTGTATCAAGGTTGTGGGAGGGGATCTGTGCATCAACTAATTGACTCGCCAGCAGTGTATCAAAAGCAGCACCTTGGAGTTTAACCCCGTTCCTGATAAGAATGCTGGCATCAAACTTTAGATTATGTCCACATTTCGGGAGTGCTGGATTCTCTAAAATCGGCCGAAGTGCCGAAAGCACAGTGTTTGTATCCAGATGATCTTTGGGGTGCGGGGAACGCACGGGAACGTAAACACCTTGCTTCGGTTTCCATGAGAAACTCAATCCGCACAGCCTCGCGTCGCGTTCCAAGCCATCCGTTTCGGTATCAAAACTGATAATCTCCTGGGTTTCCGATAGTGTATCAACGAGATCTTGCAGTTGATCGAGCGTAACGATCGCCGAATAGTCCCCCGTTTCAGCGGTCTCGTAATCGCCTTTGTCTAAAATGGCATCCGTTTTCTGTGCTAACGCCGCAACCCGTTCCTTGCGGGTCGTTGGTGTAGAAGGAACGGTGGACGTAGAATCACCCCCCGTAAGTTCCCGCACAACCTGCTCGTAGCGTTTGAGTTCTAACGCTTGGAAGAGGGGGAGGATCTTCTGGAGGTCAAGTGGTTTGACGCGTGCTTGTTCTATGGAGAAGTCCAAAGTCGCATCTCGCTTCAAGGTTACAAGCTCTCGTGAAAGATCGAGTTGTAAACGGGACTTCTCCAAATTTTCGCGACGTTTCCCTCTAATCTGATCAATATTCTCAAAAATGCCTTCAATTGAGCCGTACTGCTGAATCAATTGCGATGCGGTTTTCAAGCCGATTTTCGCAACACCTGGGACATTGTCTGAAGTATCTCCCATTAAGGCAAGCGTATCCACAACTTGAGACGGTTTTATGCCTTTCGTCTCCAGCAGCGACCGTTCGTCGATAATCTTATCGTTATGGAGGTCAAGCATTGTAACCCGGTTGCCGATTAACAACTGTTCGAGGTCTTTGTCTTTAGAAATAATAGTGACATTGACATCACTCGCCTCTGGATCGTTAAGGATTGCTTGTGTGACAGAGGCGATGATGTCGTCTGCCTCCAATTCAGGTTTACCGAGTGTCAAGATACCAAATGCCTCAAGCAACTCCAGGATCCGATGAATTTGTGTCACCAGATCATCAGGTGCCGGAGAGCGATTCGCCTTGTAGTCCGAATAAAGTTCATTGCGAAACGTGTTCCCTGGTGTATCAATCGCAGCGACAACATATTTTGCCTGAAGTTGCGTCAAGATCCGAATAAGTGTGCCAGCGAACCCGAACACAGCATGGGTCGCCTCGCCAGTGACGCTGCTCGTCAATCCGCTACGAATCGCATAATAAGCCCGAAATATTTCGGCGTGCGTGTCGATAATATAGACAGTATCTTTTTGCTCGTTTTGCATGATTCCTATACCTGCCTCCTAATCGGGGAAATGCCATTGACGTAAGGAGTCTGATGCTGACAAACCCGCCTCTTGTCCGAGCGCGAACGCAGTCGCAATCAGATTTCGCTCACCAGATATGATGTCACCCGCCGCGAAGAGTCCGGGAATCGTCTCTCCGCTGCTGTCCAACATTTGCATATCCTCGTTTGCGATAATCAACCCTTCTTCGTCCTTTTGATAGTCCCATCCCTCAAGAAACTTCGTATTCGGGATGAGTCCTTCATCAACGAGGAAACCGTGGAAAAATAATTCGCTCCCATCAACCATCTCAAATCCTAAAAGGTCGGTTTTTTCACCGATATGCCGTTTAATCTTTGTTTCAATGATATTAATTTTACGGGCTTTCACCTGCTCTAACACAGGTGGAGACATCCCGTGGGGTCTACCGTTTGTGAGAATTGTAATTTTATCCGTAAAATCTTGTGCCCCAATCGCTGCCTCGTAGATATAGTCGCCAACGCCGAGGAGTGCAAGATGTTCGTTGACATGGAGATGTCCATCACAACGGATGCAGACATGCCACCCTTTTCGATTGCCGGCATAGCGAAATACCGTCGCATACTGCTTATATAAACGCTCCGCATCGGGGTCAAATTCAATATCGGGCCACTTATCATCAAACCCAGCGGCAACGACGATAGTGCGAGATTTAAAAGATACCATTTCCATGAATGTATTTTTTTTCAGTGTTTTTGTAGATGCTTCGAGTTCAAATAGGTCGCCGTTCCGTGTGAGTTTCGCAACCATGCCGTCGCGTATATCAATACCTGTCTTGCGTTTCTCTGAACCCAGCATGAAATCGACGACGGGGCGGCTTTCCATCCATTTCATGAGTTCTTTCGCAAAGTGAGGTCCAATGATACCCGGAAAAACCGGCGCATCTTCAATTTCTACGGACTTTGACCAGTAAGCGCGACCCCGACTAAAACTCACCTTTCCTGAATGCAGCACTAAAACGTGCCGCATCTGATGGCTCGCTGAAACCGCTGCTTGCGCGCCCGCAGGTCCCGCGCCAATCACTGCAACGTCGTAAATTGTTTCTTGCACGGTTTTTCTCCTTTTTTAATTTCGCATTTAGTAGATTGGGGATCGCTTAAATTTCATTTCACATAATATTTCATAAGCAATATTAAGCAACAAGTTTCAGATTTTGAGGAAGGGTGGAAGCACAGGAAGACTGGAAGAAACACCGTATCCGCTATCTTCCAACCTTCCAACACAATTGAGAATGCAAAACTTCAATGTTAATACTCAAACTTGCTTAATGGGTGATTTTAAATCAGGAAATAAGACTTAATCAATCCCTCCTTTTTCCTCATCATGATTCTCTCCATTTAATCTTTCTCTTATAGTTTCCCCTATCTTCTTTACTGATGATTTAGTGAGATATGCTACAACACCAAAATATACACCTAAGACAAACCCTGAAAATGCTGCAATCCCAAATAAATACTTTACTATTTCTAATTCTGGCTTAAAATCAGAAGTTAGTAAAGCAATCGTGAATGCCACTCCTAAAGTAATCAATGAACTTGACAAACTAATCTGTATGGTTGAAATTCCGCCTCGTTCGAGGGATTCCAGTTCATCTTCTCTAACTTCATATAACACAACAGCATCAACTTTGCCCCTTCTTACCCTAATATTTTCATCGCTTGCTGGTGATCGAAAATCATTCATCTTATAGATATTCCTTTAACCATTCATTATTTTTTTCACCGTATGAGTTTAGCCACGCAGAATAGGTTCCAGAACGTATAACAAATATACTATCTATATCATCGATCACCTGATGTAGATCATCTCGTATCTTGGCAGGTGTTTCATCCGAGATAATTGCCCAGCAATTCTCGTGAATAGGACAGTAATTCTTATACGCTGCAAGTTTATGCTTAAGTGCAATTTTCTTATCATCATCTTTTACATGGAAAGTAATGATGTAAGTTGTCATCTATTTGTCCTCACTCATTTACAGTTCAAATTTTATTGAGCCTTGAAATCAGATATTCTTGTCCACGGTCGCCTTTAACTCTGTTACAATGACCACAAAGCAGTTGCAGGTTTTCAATATGATCCGTTCCGCCACTGGTTTCAGCAATGATATGGTCAACCTCCAAATGTCGCATCTGAAAATGCTCACCGCACCCATTACAATATCCCTCCTGTTCTCCATATAACTCTTTCTTGTTTTCGGGTGCATTGTATCGCGGAATATCGCCCAAATCCGTGCGTTTCGGAATATCCGTGCGTGCAATAATTTCCTGAAACAATCCCTGATCTGCTTCGATACGTTCAACAACCAAGTAAATTAAAACCCGTACTTTTTCCATTTTTCATCGACTAACGCTATCACCTCGTCAGACATTTGGATCTCCTGGGGCCACTCGCGTTCATACCCCTCCTCCGCCCATTTCGTTGTCGCATCGATACCCATCTTCGATCCCGCACCCATCAATGGTGCCGCGTGGTCCAGCACATCAACAGGACCTTCGACAATCGTCACATCTCTTTTCGGATCGACATTACTGCCGACATAGAATAGCACCTCTTCAAGGTTTTGGACATCGACCTCTTTATCAACGACGATGATAATTTTGCTGAACATTAACTGCCCGAGTCCCCACAAGCTGTGCATAATCTTCTTTGCGTGGTAGGGGTAGCGTTTGTCAATAGAGATCAGCGCAAAATTGTGGAATACACCAAATAAGGGGAGATTCATATCGACGAGTTCTGGCAACTGCGTCTTAATCAACGGCATAAAGATCCGCTCAGTCGCCTTACCCATGTAGCAATCCTCCATCGGCGGTTTACCGACGATGATCGTCTGATAGATCGGATTTTTCCGATGTGTAATCGCTGTGATATGAAGGAGCGGGTACTCATCTGCCAAGGAATAGAACCCGGTATGATCCCCGAAGGGACCTTCTATACAGGTTTCATTTGGCGCAATGTATCCTTCAATCACGATGTCCGCGTCTGCAGGCACGAGCATATCAATCGTCTTGGCGGGTACCATCTCCACATTCGCTTTTCGCAGAAACCCCGCGAAGAGGAGTTCATCAATCCCAGATGGAAGGGGTGCCGTGCCGATATAAGACATCACGGGATCCCCACCGAGGGCAATTGCAACAGGCATCTGTCGTTCTGCTTGTTGATACTCGCGATGATGCGCAGCACCATCGTGATGAATTTGCCAGTGCATCGCTAAAGCGTCCGACGTTATTTTCTGTAAACGATATGTGCCAACGTTCCGTTGACCCGTTTTAAGGCTATGCGTGAAAACCTGGGGCAAGGTGATGTATCTATCGGCATCAAGGGGCCAACATTTTATGAGCGGCAACACATCTAAGGAGGCATCCTCACCCGTCCGGACGACTTCTTGACATGCACCTTTCTTCACCGTTTTCGGCGGAAAGTTCGTCAATTGCGACAGCAGTCGGAGAATTTTTATCTTATCGAGGAGGGAATCCGGGGGTCCCAATTTAATCATACTCTCAATTTCCGACGCGATTTGCCCAAGATCGTCAACGCCAAGTGCCATCGCCATCCGTTGATAAGAGCCGTAAGTATTGATGAGGAGCGGCATCCGGCTGCCTTCTACCTTTTCAAAGAGAAGCGCAGGACCGCCTGCTTTACTCACCCGATCGGTAATCTCAGCGATTTCCAAGTCCGGTGATACAGTTGTTTTAATGCGTTTGAGTTCGCCTGCTCGATCCAAGGCTTTGACGAACTCTGCGAGACTGTTGTATGCCATGTGAATCCTTTCATGATACACTATTGTTTTGTATGTCTCTCAATTGGATCCCATTGTGTTTTTATTTTAACCCACGAATCCCATTTATAGTTTTGTGCAATGGACATAGCAAACGTTTTTGCAGCGTCCTCAAGGGGTTTCACATCTTCCAGTTTTAAATCGGTATAATATCTAATGCGTAATATAATAGTTTTTCCATCTTCCCCAGGGACGTATGCATAATCAACATTATCACTATGCATTGAGTTCACGTGTTGGATAAGTGAATTTAGCATTACTACCAGCCACTCTAAACGTGACGGTGTATAATCCTCAAATCCTGGTGCTTTTTCAGACATCGTTAATCTCCTTTTCTAACTATAGAAATTTGACAATTAAGGTAACGATGATGCCTACAAAAGAAACGACAGCAGGAACAAGAATACCTATGAAAGTTTTTAAGCTTGATAACTGATCCTTGAAGTCACCTCTAACCTTCTGAATGTCATCTTTTAGGTCTGTCTTAACTCCCTGTATATCGCCTTTGATATCTTCCTTAACATCTTTGATGTTATCCTTGAGGTCAGTCTTGACTTCGCGAATGTCTTTCTCAAGGTCAGTTTTAACTTCTTTCACACGTTCCTCTAAGTGGGATCTTACTTCAGATAACTCTCTACTATACTGTTGCTCTTTTTGAGTTAGATAGTTTCCAAGCCCCGCAGTTATATCCTCACCCAATCTCGTGTTTTCCATAAGTTTCTCCTGTGAAATAGCGTTTTGTAGCGAATGTCCCAAGTGGGTAATTATGAGTATCACAATTTTAGGAGATAGTTATTCTACCGCCAATTTACCAGAAATCTGTTTTAACCCCTGCTGATAGTTCCGGTTTTCTGGGTCAAGTTCTAGTGCTTTTCGGATAGATTTCTCTGCTTGTGGATAGTCGCCGCGCCGAAAATCAATGATTGCGAGGGTGTTGTAATAACTCGCGACGTTCGGATCCAAGCGGATGGCTTCTTGAGCATAACGCCGCGCCGCTTCTAAATCGGTTTTCGCTTGACGCGCATAACAGATACCCAAGTTATGGTGTATCTCAGCAGTGTCAGGGGCTAATGCCGCGCTCGCCTTATATGTATCAATCGCTTCCGCATAACGCTTCTGTTTCAACAAGATTGTTCCAATCTTTAGATGTGCCTCTAAAAGTTGGGGTGCCAGCGCGGCTGCACGTCGATAATGTTCCAGGGCGGATTCCATTTCATTCTGACTGAAATATGCCAGACCGAGTCCCGCGTGTGCCTTGGCGAAATTCGGTTGGAGTGCCAACGCTTTCCGCTGGGCAGTAATGGCTCCCGAGTGTTTTCCAAGCATCGTATAAGCAATACCCAAACCGTTATGAGCTGGCACAAGTTCGGGGTTCATTCCGAGTGCTTTTTGATATTCCCAGACCGCTTTCTCATAAAATCCGTTTTTGAGGTAGAGCCGCGCGATATTGGCGAGAATCTGGGCGCGTTCCGCTGTCCCTTGTGTCCGCTGCAACGCGCCTCGTAGCTGATGTAGAGGGGTCAGGGTCGCTTTGCGTTCTTCAAACAGTGCCATCTGTTCACGCGCTGCGGACGGATTTCCAGCGCGAAGGGATGCCTGCGCGAGATTATAGAGTGCCTCAACTAACATCTCGTCGTGTGCATACGCTGTTTGGTATGATGCGATTGCGTCAGTCCACCGCTTTTCTTGGGCGTAGAGCAGTCCTAACTGATAGTGCGCTGCTGCGAATTCCGGTGCGATGGCAATTGCGCGTTGTTGATGCTGCATCGCGGCGGAACGTTCACCGCGTTTGCTGTAGACATTCCCGAGTTGATGATGAATCATTTCATCGTTCGGATCCAAAGCAATTGCCACTTTGTAAGCATCGAGGGCTTCGGTGTAACGGTGCATGTTCACATAAGCACTCGCCAGAGCCGCATGGGTATATGCCCAATCGGGAACGGAGGCAATCGCACGCCGATATGCAGCGACGGCATCTTCAAATTTCTCAAGTCCGGTGTATCCCAATCCCAATCCATAGTAAGCAGTGGCAATATCCGCATTGTGCCCAGTCCTCGCGCTGTTGGAAACTGGATTCACTTCCATCAACCCAATTATTCGACGATACTCGTCAACTGCTTCCGTGTAAGCCTCAATTTGGAGGTAAACCTTCGCGAGTTGCAATCGAGTCTCAATCCGTGTGCCATCAACCGCCAATTCTGCTTTGTAAGCGCGAATCTGTGCTGTGATGTCCGCAGCAGTCGTTTCTTGACAGAACCCGACTGAGATGTGATGGAAAGCAAGGTGGCACGCGACGAGTGCCATCAATACAACTGGGGAATAGGAAAGTTTCCGGGCCACTTACTGCCATCCCAGTGGTGCGATGGAGACACCACCTAAAAACGTTGTTTGAGGCGTCCCCATGTCGTGGCAAGTTTATCATTCGCATCAACGGCAAGGGTATCTATAACGTTATCACCGGTAATCATGACATCGTCAAAACTCGCTGCGGTCTCCCATGCCCATACACCGATTTTGCCGGTCTTGTAGGCATTATCCTTCTGTTCACCCTGCAATTCGCCGTTAATATAAAATTTAAATATCTCACCTTCAATCACAGCTTTAACATCAAGCCATTCTTCGAGCTCTATCTTCACTTTTTTAGTGGCCGGAATATTACTGTTAATCGCTTGACGCGTATCCCACGCCCCTTTGGTATGCTTCCAGAGTTCAGACTTGTTGTTCGGAATGTTGAGATAATAGACATAGTACTCATGCTCGCTTTGTGCCCGGAAAACGAGACCTGCCCAATTGTGCTCATCTATTCGGATTTTTGCTTCAACGGTGTAATCATCCCAGTCCTCTTCACCGACGAGAGAATGTTCAGCTTTCCCGCCTCTTTCGACTTGGTAGATACCACCTTTGATTTCCCAATTTCCGTTCGCGACTTTCCAGTCATCGTGTTTTTCCTCAAAGTCCCACAATTGCGTCCCTGCAAAAGTTGGTAGCGAAAACGCGACCCCCAAAAGCATAATAAGACTCAGGGGAACTAACTTCGAGAATCCGATAGCCGTTCTCATACTTTCTCCTCCTATTTTCTCCCAATACAATATAGGGCTCATCAACACATTTTCTGCCATCATAACGATAGTAGAAACTACATAAATAGAATACCTTTAAAAGCGAATAAAGTCAACATTAACTTCAGAGACTTTAGAGCCAAAATAAGGCTTGCATCTAATCCTATTGTCGTGTATCTTAAAGGTATTCAGACACTCTTAGGCTTTATCTCTCAAATGACACAGAGTTTAGAAAGGAAAATATTTTGCGTATAAGGATTTTAATCACACTTTTAATCACCTGCTTTGCTGTAATAGAGGCAACTCCCGCAGCACTAAAAGTCGGTCTCATCTATGATATCACCGGGCGCGGTGATCTCTCCTTCTGCGATGCCGCCTACGCAGGCGCGAAAAAAGCAAAAGACGAATGGGGATTCAAACTCACAGAGGTCACGCCAAGCCTCAGCACGGATAACGAGTTAACGCTCCGCAGACTCGCAAAACTGAAATATGATCTCATCATCGGGGTCGGTTTCCTGTTTCAAGAACCGATGAACCGTGTCGCAAGCGATTTCCCGGATGTCAAGTTCGCACTCATTGACGCAGTCATAGAACACCCCAACGTCGCCTCGCTGACCTACCGAGCACACGAAGGCACATTTCTTGCAGGGGTCATTTCAGCGTTGAAAACCGAGGAAAAGCAGATAGGTTTCATCGGAGGGATGAAGGTGCCGCTGGTTGAGGCTT contains these protein-coding regions:
- a CDS encoding tetratricopeptide repeat protein; the encoded protein is MARKLSYSPVVLMALVACHLAFHHISVGFCQETTAADITAQIRAYKAELAVDGTRIETRLQLAKVYLQIEAYTEAVDEYRRIIGLMEVNPVSNSARTGHNADIATAYYGLGLGYTGLEKFEDAVAAYRRAIASVPDWAYTHAALASAYVNMHRYTEALDAYKVAIALDPNDEMIHHQLGNVYSKRGERSAAMQHQQRAIAIAPEFAAAHYQLGLLYAQEKRWTDAIASYQTAYAHDEMLVEALYNLAQASLRAGNPSAAREQMALFEERKATLTPLHQLRGALQRTQGTAERAQILANIARLYLKNGFYEKAVWEYQKALGMNPELVPAHNGLGIAYTMLGKHSGAITAQRKALALQPNFAKAHAGLGLAYFSQNEMESALEHYRRAAALAPQLLEAHLKIGTILLKQKRYAEAIDTYKASAALAPDTAEIHHNLGICYARQAKTDLEAARRYAQEAIRLDPNVASYYNTLAIIDFRRGDYPQAEKSIRKALELDPENRNYQQGLKQISGKLAVE
- a CDS encoding HNH endonuclease, translating into MEKVRVLIYLVVERIEADQGLFQEIIARTDIPKRTDLGDIPRYNAPENKKELYGEQEGYCNGCGEHFQMRHLEVDHIIAETSGGTDHIENLQLLCGHCNRVKGDRGQEYLISRLNKI
- a CDS encoding menaquinone biosynthesis decarboxylase: MAYNSLAEFVKALDRAGELKRIKTTVSPDLEIAEITDRVSKAGGPALLFEKVEGSRMPLLINTYGSYQRMAMALGVDDLGQIASEIESMIKLGPPDSLLDKIKILRLLSQLTNFPPKTVKKGACQEVVRTGEDASLDVLPLIKCWPLDADRYITLPQVFTHSLKTGQRNVGTYRLQKITSDALAMHWQIHHDGAAHHREYQQAERQMPVAIALGGDPVMSYIGTAPLPSGIDELLFAGFLRKANVEMVPAKTIDMLVPADADIVIEGYIAPNETCIEGPFGDHTGFYSLADEYPLLHITAITHRKNPIYQTIIVGKPPMEDCYMGKATERIFMPLIKTQLPELVDMNLPLFGVFHNFALISIDKRYPYHAKKIMHSLWGLGQLMFSKIIIVVDKEVDVQNLEEVLFYVGSNVDPKRDVTIVEGPVDVLDHAAPLMGAGSKMGIDATTKWAEEGYEREWPQEIQMSDEVIALVDEKWKKYGF
- a CDS encoding LamG domain-containing protein — protein: MKFNTLTFILFSLGLIAISLVTVNSSSAAIDPSSVVGIWLFDEAGGSTVMDASGNNNHGTIVNAPIWVDGRFGSALAFDGSCVNTNKKLLNGRKEFTVVAWVKPGTITENRIGLIGQNDSPEFGFINPDTVALWTPSAGSNNHPYEHPPGEWHHVAAVASGEFTKVYVDGEATTVNGRWSNHGRSDFNVNIGGCGIWDPNGNWFTGAMDEVGLFHAPLTDADITDIMNNGLTALGVAVEPAGKIAVTWGILKQKEY
- a CDS encoding RNA-binding protein, encoding MNIYVGNVPYAATETDLEELFGEYGQVATATIIRDRYDGRSKGFGFVEMENQEDGERAIEALDGQEMMGRPLKVNPARPREQRREPRRYDDSDRNM
- the polA gene encoding DNA polymerase I, whose amino-acid sequence is MQNEQKDTVYIIDTHAEIFRAYYAIRSGLTSSVTGEATHAVFGFAGTLIRILTQLQAKYVVAAIDTPGNTFRNELYSDYKANRSPAPDDLVTQIHRILELLEAFGILTLGKPELEADDIIASVTQAILNDPEASDVNVTIISKDKDLEQLLIGNRVTMLDLHNDKIIDERSLLETKGIKPSQVVDTLALMGDTSDNVPGVAKIGLKTASQLIQQYGSIEGIFENIDQIRGKRRENLEKSRLQLDLSRELVTLKRDATLDFSIEQARVKPLDLQKILPLFQALELKRYEQVVRELTGGDSTSTVPSTPTTRKERVAALAQKTDAILDKGDYETAETGDYSAIVTLDQLQDLVDTLSETQEIISFDTETDGLERDARLCGLSFSWKPKQGVYVPVRSPHPKDHLDTNTVLSALRPILENPALPKCGHNLKFDASILIRNGVKLQGAAFDTLLASQLVDAQIPSHNLDTLALLHLEHKMISFEELTTDSDRTGEATSPLQATDLGELFETEADRQKTIDEVPLAEATIYAAEDADVTLRLYHFLMPKLDEMGITALARDIESPLAPILAEMEYNGIVCDKEELKRQNVVISELVDARQKEIHEIVGYPCNIDSPRQLARVLFDELGFKPVKRTRGGKVSTDVTVLEALSLREDINDAKTSVPRLIIEYRQFRKLQSTYLAQLQNAVDPKTERIHTHLYQLTTATGRLKSDHPNLQNIPVRTEIGRQLRRAFRAPEGHKLICADYSQIELRILAHFSEDESLIETFTQDLDIHTAVASQVFEVPAASVTRELRDKAKTINFGIIYGVSPTGLSRRIKGMRVKEAAALIEDYKTRFPGIDRFLQQCVQEASDHGYVRTLTGRRRAIPEIYATNRSRRSLGERLAINTVVQGSAADLMKAAMVQVQHRIDRDKLPLKMLLQIHDELVLETPEALAVEYAAIVCQEMENAMTLRVPLRTEAGIGDNWMIAK
- a CDS encoding NAD(P)/FAD-dependent oxidoreductase, which produces MQETIYDVAVIGAGPAGAQAAVSASHQMRHVLVLHSGKVSFSRGRAYWSKSVEIEDAPVFPGIIGPHFAKELMKWMESRPVVDFMLGSEKRKTGIDIRDGMVAKLTRNGDLFELEASTKTLKKNTFMEMVSFKSRTIVVAAGFDDKWPDIEFDPDAERLYKQYATVFRYAGNRKGWHVCIRCDGHLHVNEHLALLGVGDYIYEAAIGAQDFTDKITILTNGRPHGMSPPVLEQVKARKINIIETKIKRHIGEKTDLLGFEMVDGSELFFHGFLVDEGLIPNTKFLEGWDYQKDEEGLIIANEDMQMLDSSGETIPGLFAAGDIISGERNLIATAFALGQEAGLSASDSLRQWHFPD
- a CDS encoding LamG domain-containing protein: MMAENVLMSPILYWEKIGGESMRTAIGFSKLVPLSLIMLLGVAFSLPTFAGTQLWDFEEKHDDWKVANGNWEIKGGIYQVERGGKAEHSLVGEEDWDDYTVEAKIRIDEHNWAGLVFRAQSEHEYYVYYLNIPNNKSELWKHTKGAWDTRQAINSNIPATKKVKIELEEWLDVKAVIEGEIFKFYINGELQGEQKDNAYKTGKIGVWAWETAASFDDVMITGDNVIDTLAVDANDKLATTWGRLKQRF